A region of Bacillus cabrialesii DNA encodes the following proteins:
- a CDS encoding purine nucleoside phosphorylase I, inosine and guanosine-specific: protein MKDRIERAAAFIKQNLPESPKIGLILGSGLGILADEIENPVKLRYEDIPEFPVSTVEGHAGQLVLGTLEGVSVIAMQGRFHFYEGYSMEKVTFPVRVMKALGVEALIVTNAAGGVNTEFRAGDLMIITDHINFMGTNPLIGPNEADFGARFPDMSSAYDKDLSSLAEKLAKNLNIPIQKGVYTGVTGPSYETPAEVRFLRTMGSDAVGMSTVPEVIVANHAGMRVLGISCISNAAAGILDQPLSHDEVMEVTEKVKAGFLQLVKAVVAQYE, encoded by the coding sequence TTGAAAGACAGAATCGAACGCGCAGCCGCTTTTATTAAGCAAAACCTGCCGGAATCTCCAAAGATCGGCCTTATTCTGGGCTCAGGTCTTGGTATTTTGGCGGACGAAATCGAAAATCCGGTTAAGCTGAGATATGAAGACATACCTGAATTCCCGGTATCGACTGTTGAAGGACATGCGGGACAGCTTGTGCTTGGCACACTTGAAGGAGTTTCCGTCATTGCGATGCAGGGCCGTTTTCATTTTTATGAAGGCTATTCAATGGAGAAAGTCACTTTCCCTGTACGCGTGATGAAAGCGCTCGGCGTAGAAGCATTGATCGTGACAAATGCCGCTGGCGGTGTCAACACTGAATTCCGTGCGGGAGACTTAATGATTATTACCGATCATATCAACTTTATGGGAACAAATCCGTTAATCGGGCCAAATGAAGCCGATTTCGGCGCCAGATTTCCAGATATGTCGTCAGCGTATGACAAAGACCTTTCCAGCCTGGCTGAAAAGCTTGCGAAAAACCTTAACATTCCAATTCAAAAAGGCGTGTATACCGGTGTGACAGGACCATCTTACGAAACACCGGCGGAAGTCCGTTTCTTAAGAACAATGGGCTCTGACGCAGTCGGCATGTCTACTGTACCGGAAGTCATTGTGGCGAATCATGCAGGAATGCGTGTCCTTGGCATTTCCTGCATCTCTAACGCGGCAGCCGGCATTCTGGATCAGCCTTTAAGTCACGATGAAGTAATGGAAGTGACCGAAAAAGTAAAAGCGGGATTCTTGCAGCTTGTAAAAGCGGTCGTCGCTCAGTACGAATAA
- the deoB gene encoding phosphopentomutase encodes MPAYKYNRVFLIVMDSVGIGEAPDAADFNDEGANTLGHIAEHMNGLHMPNMAKLGLGLIGDIKGVEKTEHPLAYYGKMQEASNGKDTMTGHWEIMGLYIDKPFKVFPEGFPDELLQELEKRSGRKIIGNKPASGTAILDELGQEHMETEALIVYTSADSVLQIAAHEEVVPLEELYRICETARELTLDPKYMVGRIIARPFVGEPGQFKRTPNRHDYALKPFDRTVMNELKDSGLDVISIGKISDIYDGEGITSSRRTVSNMDGMDKVIDTLGEDFTGLSFANLVDFDALFGHRRDPEGYGRALEEFDARLPEVFEKMQEDDLLIITADHGNDPIHHGTDHTREYVPLLAYSKKHKKAQMLPLADTFADIGATIADNFQTKKPKYGKSFLSLLQ; translated from the coding sequence ATGCCTGCATACAAATATAATCGAGTGTTTTTAATTGTGATGGACTCAGTCGGAATCGGCGAAGCGCCGGATGCCGCTGACTTTAATGACGAAGGCGCCAACACGCTTGGGCATATAGCTGAGCATATGAATGGATTACATATGCCGAATATGGCAAAACTCGGTCTTGGTCTCATCGGAGATATCAAAGGTGTAGAGAAAACAGAACATCCGCTTGCGTATTATGGAAAAATGCAAGAAGCGTCAAACGGCAAAGATACCATGACCGGCCATTGGGAGATCATGGGCTTGTATATTGATAAACCGTTTAAAGTGTTTCCGGAAGGTTTTCCTGATGAACTGCTTCAGGAGCTTGAAAAGAGATCTGGACGCAAAATTATCGGAAACAAGCCTGCTTCCGGCACAGCGATTTTGGATGAACTGGGCCAAGAGCACATGGAGACAGAGGCTTTAATTGTATACACATCTGCCGACTCTGTTCTGCAAATTGCCGCTCACGAAGAGGTTGTGCCGCTTGAAGAGCTGTACCGCATTTGCGAAACGGCAAGAGAGCTGACGCTTGATCCGAAGTATATGGTAGGCCGCATTATCGCACGGCCGTTCGTCGGAGAGCCTGGACAATTCAAGCGGACGCCAAACCGCCATGACTATGCGCTTAAACCGTTTGACCGCACTGTCATGAATGAATTGAAAGACAGCGGCTTAGATGTGATCTCCATCGGAAAAATCTCAGATATTTATGATGGAGAAGGCATTACTTCTTCACGGAGAACGGTTTCTAATATGGACGGAATGGACAAGGTGATTGATACGCTGGGAGAAGACTTTACGGGTCTGAGCTTTGCGAACCTTGTTGATTTTGACGCCTTATTCGGACACCGCCGTGACCCTGAAGGCTACGGACGCGCGCTTGAAGAATTTGATGCGCGGCTTCCGGAAGTGTTTGAGAAAATGCAGGAAGACGATCTGTTAATCATTACAGCCGACCACGGAAATGATCCGATTCATCATGGAACCGACCATACACGCGAGTATGTGCCGCTTCTCGCTTACAGCAAAAAACATAAGAAAGCGCAAATGCTGCCGCTTGCAGATACATTTGCCGATATCGGCGCAACGATCGCTGATAATTTCCAAACGAAAAAACCGAAATACGGGAAAAGCTTTTTATCTTTATTACAATAG
- the xerD gene encoding site-specific tyrosine recombinase XerD, which produces MKDQIKDFIHYVMVERGLSQNTVVSYERDLKSYSLYITETLHVTDWNHVTRIHIIQYLKHLKDSGKSGKTSARHLASIRSFHQFLLREKVTDKDPSVHIETQKTERALPKVLALNEVERLLDTPKLTSPFGYRDKAMLELLYATGIRVSEMIELKTADVHLSMGFVRCFGKGRKERIVPIGEAAASAIEEYITKARGKLLKNNVSDALFLNHHGKQISRQGFWKNLKKIALEAGIKKELTPHTLRHSFATHLLENGADLRAVQEMLGHADISTTQIYTHVTKTRLKDVYKQFHPRA; this is translated from the coding sequence GTGAAAGATCAAATAAAGGATTTCATCCACTACGTCATGGTAGAGAGAGGGCTTTCCCAAAACACGGTGGTATCCTATGAACGTGACTTGAAAAGCTATTCTCTCTATATAACAGAAACCCTTCACGTTACAGATTGGAATCACGTAACCCGCATACATATTATCCAATATTTAAAGCACTTGAAGGACTCTGGGAAATCCGGAAAGACATCAGCGCGGCATTTGGCATCCATTCGCTCTTTTCACCAATTTCTGCTCAGGGAAAAGGTGACGGACAAGGACCCTTCCGTCCATATCGAAACACAAAAAACCGAACGGGCGCTTCCGAAGGTGCTCGCGCTCAATGAGGTCGAGCGATTATTGGACACGCCTAAGCTGACGAGCCCATTCGGATATCGGGATAAAGCGATGCTGGAGCTGCTTTATGCGACAGGCATACGAGTCAGTGAAATGATTGAATTGAAAACGGCTGATGTTCATTTATCCATGGGTTTTGTCCGCTGCTTCGGAAAAGGAAGAAAAGAACGGATTGTGCCAATCGGCGAAGCCGCCGCTTCCGCTATTGAGGAATATATCACAAAAGCCAGGGGGAAACTGCTGAAGAACAATGTGTCTGACGCGCTCTTTTTAAATCATCACGGCAAACAGATCAGCCGCCAGGGATTTTGGAAAAACCTGAAGAAAATCGCGCTGGAAGCCGGGATCAAAAAAGAGCTGACCCCGCATACGCTCAGGCATTCCTTTGCGACGCATCTGCTTGAGAACGGGGCTGATTTAAGAGCGGTGCAGGAAATGCTCGGCCATGCGGATATATCCACGACACAAATTTATACGCATGTGACGAAAACAAGGCTGAAGGATGTGTACAAGCAGTTTCATCCGCGCGCCTAG
- a CDS encoding YqzK family protein produces MGRFVKTALDALKVFILFTGFTALFYYAMIWVNQEYENYHRYDKPEGSAVKVVEMDQDEKGGWFDRLIFFYQNGE; encoded by the coding sequence ATGGGAAGATTCGTGAAAACAGCTCTCGATGCATTGAAAGTTTTCATCCTGTTTACCGGTTTTACCGCTCTGTTCTATTATGCTATGATATGGGTGAATCAAGAGTATGAAAACTATCATCGGTACGATAAACCGGAAGGCTCCGCTGTAAAAGTAGTTGAAATGGATCAGGATGAAAAAGGCGGATGGTTCGACCGGTTGATCTTTTTTTACCAAAACGGGGAGTAG
- the fur gene encoding ferric iron uptake transcriptional regulator → MENRIDRIKKQLHSSSYKLTPQREATVRVLLENEEDHLSAEDVYLLVKEKSPEIGLATVYRTLELLTELKVVDKINFGDGVSRYDLRKEGAAHFHHHLVCMECGAVDEIEEDLLEDVEEIIERDWKFKIKDHRLTFHGICHRCNGKETE, encoded by the coding sequence ATGGAAAACCGTATTGATCGAATTAAGAAACAGCTGCACTCATCCAGCTACAAACTTACGCCTCAGCGTGAAGCGACAGTAAGAGTGCTGCTTGAAAACGAAGAAGACCATTTAAGCGCAGAAGATGTATACCTCCTCGTAAAAGAGAAATCTCCTGAGATCGGTCTCGCAACAGTATACCGTACGCTTGAATTATTAACTGAATTAAAAGTCGTTGATAAAATTAACTTTGGAGACGGCGTATCCCGTTACGACCTTCGGAAAGAGGGCGCAGCTCACTTTCATCACCACTTGGTGTGCATGGAGTGCGGAGCCGTTGATGAAATTGAAGAAGATTTGCTTGAAGACGTGGAAGAAATCATTGAACGTGATTGGAAATTTAAGATTAAAGATCATAGATTGACGTTTCACGGCATTTGCCACCGCTGTAACGGAAAAGAAACTGAATAA
- the spoIIM gene encoding stage II sporulation protein M yields the protein MRKISYKDMFLGHVKDHLSLYIFVSVLFFMGVIFGAIIVNSMTISQKEDLYYYLSQFFGQLSDGKQASASDMFGQSIFHNAKYLGLMWILGISVIGMPIIFIMIFLKGIVVGFTVGFLVNQMGISGFFLSFVSVLPQNVLLIPAYLIMGTCAIAFSLKLIRQLFVKRSLHDAPIQWFGRYAFVLLVILFLALISSLFEAYLSPVLMEKLTSRLF from the coding sequence ATGCGAAAAATCTCTTATAAAGACATGTTTCTCGGACATGTCAAAGATCATCTCTCTCTTTATATATTTGTATCCGTGCTGTTTTTCATGGGTGTCATCTTTGGCGCGATCATTGTCAACAGCATGACCATCAGCCAGAAAGAAGATTTATATTACTATTTAAGCCAATTTTTCGGACAGCTTTCGGATGGAAAACAAGCAAGTGCATCGGATATGTTTGGGCAAAGTATCTTTCATAATGCAAAATATTTAGGGCTGATGTGGATATTGGGGATTTCCGTCATTGGCATGCCGATTATTTTTATCATGATCTTTCTGAAAGGCATCGTCGTCGGCTTTACTGTCGGGTTTCTTGTCAATCAGATGGGGATCAGCGGTTTTTTCTTATCATTTGTCTCCGTTTTGCCGCAAAATGTGCTGCTGATTCCGGCTTATCTTATAATGGGCACGTGTGCGATTGCGTTTTCTTTAAAGTTAATCAGGCAGCTGTTCGTGAAACGAAGCCTGCATGACGCTCCGATTCAGTGGTTCGGGAGGTATGCCTTTGTGCTTCTGGTCATTCTGTTTTTAGCGCTGATCTCATCTCTCTTTGAAGCATATTTATCTCCAGTTTTAATGGAAAAGCTTACATCTAGACTTTTTTAA
- a CDS encoding NAD-dependent malic enzyme, translating to MIAKHMIRTLMIETPSVPGNLGRVATAIGLLGGDIGEVETVKVGPNYTMRNITVQVENEEQLQEVIMAVQALGEGIRLHTVSDEVLSAHEGGKIQMKSKMPIRSLAELGRVYTPGVADVCRLIEKEPEKASIYTTISNSVAIVTDGTAILGLGNIGSVAGMPVMEGKAALFDQLAGISGIPILLDTSDPEEIIKTVKHISPGFNGILLEDIGSPHCFEIEDRLKEELNIPVMHDDQHGTAVVTLAAAISACRSAGVDLKEAKVGQIGLGAAGVAICRMFMAYGVKAVYGTDKSEAAMSRLEQYGGQAVASIEELMETCDIVIATTGVPGLIKPAFVRSGQVILALSNPKPEIEPEAALQAGAAYAADGRSVNNVLGFPGIFRGALNAKSKEINHDMLVAAAEAIAACTKPGDVVPQPLDSKVHHEVAAAVEHAALTAVK from the coding sequence ATGATAGCGAAACACATGATTCGGACACTGATGATCGAAACGCCGTCCGTTCCCGGGAATCTTGGAAGGGTGGCTACGGCAATCGGCCTTCTGGGCGGGGATATTGGTGAAGTGGAGACGGTAAAAGTCGGACCCAATTACACAATGCGGAATATTACCGTTCAAGTGGAGAATGAAGAACAGCTTCAGGAAGTGATCATGGCTGTACAAGCCCTGGGAGAAGGGATCAGGCTTCACACTGTGTCTGATGAAGTCCTGTCCGCACATGAAGGCGGAAAAATCCAAATGAAAAGCAAAATGCCGATCCGCTCGCTTGCAGAGCTCGGGCGTGTCTATACACCAGGTGTTGCAGATGTGTGCAGGCTGATCGAAAAAGAACCTGAAAAAGCGTCTATCTATACAACGATCAGCAATTCTGTCGCGATTGTAACGGATGGTACGGCTATTCTCGGTCTTGGGAATATTGGTTCTGTCGCAGGCATGCCTGTCATGGAAGGAAAGGCTGCTCTGTTTGACCAGCTGGCGGGGATCAGCGGCATTCCGATATTGCTTGATACGAGTGATCCTGAAGAAATTATCAAAACGGTAAAGCATATTTCTCCGGGTTTTAACGGCATTCTGCTTGAGGATATCGGCTCTCCGCATTGCTTTGAAATCGAGGACCGCCTAAAAGAGGAGCTGAACATCCCTGTTATGCACGATGATCAGCATGGTACAGCTGTTGTGACGCTGGCAGCTGCCATCTCGGCATGCAGAAGTGCGGGTGTTGACCTGAAAGAAGCGAAAGTCGGGCAAATCGGACTGGGCGCAGCAGGCGTTGCCATCTGCCGGATGTTTATGGCTTATGGGGTGAAAGCTGTTTACGGAACAGACAAATCAGAGGCAGCAATGAGCCGGCTCGAACAATATGGCGGACAGGCAGTGGCCAGCATTGAGGAGCTCATGGAAACATGTGATATTGTCATAGCCACAACGGGCGTTCCGGGATTAATTAAACCGGCATTTGTACGTTCTGGCCAGGTGATTTTGGCTTTATCGAATCCGAAGCCGGAAATTGAGCCGGAGGCCGCTCTGCAGGCCGGCGCAGCATATGCAGCAGACGGACGTTCTGTTAATAATGTGCTCGGCTTCCCCGGTATTTTCAGAGGAGCGCTCAACGCAAAAAGCAAGGAGATCAATCATGATATGCTTGTGGCAGCAGCAGAGGCTATCGCAGCCTGCACAAAACCAGGTGATGTAGTCCCTCAGCCGCTTGATTCAAAAGTCCATCATGAGGTAGCGGCTGCGGTCGAGCACGCGGCTCTTACAGCAGTTAAATAA
- the mleN gene encoding malate-H+/Na+-lactate antiporter MleN produces the protein MKDVRLPTLFEIIIVLGSFLALVMSFTVFLDLPIQLALFISWFIAMILGIRLGYSYKDMQNAILHGISNGLEAVLILVSVGALIGTWIAGGVVPTLIYYGLEFIHPSIFLLATLIICSIMSVATGTSWGTVGTAGIAMIAIGEGLGIPLPLVAGAILSGAYFGDKLSPLSDSTVLASSLSKVDVLDHVRAMLYLSIPAYVITAILFTITGFMYGGKNIDLDKVEFLKSSLQNTFDIHIWMLIPAVVVIVLLAMKKPSMPVIVIGALLGAIWAAVFQGMNIADAIATAYNGFSIKTDVEFLNGLLNRGGIVGMLSSLVVIIFGLGFGGLLEKLGVLKVIVSMFEKKLTSAGNVTLSTLIVAFLANIFGCAMYVSLILTPKIMEDSYDRLHLDRRVLSRNSEVGGTLTSGMVPWSDNGIYMAGILGVSTFSYLPFMWLSFVAIGLAIIYGYTGKFIWYTKNNIGKAEKLG, from the coding sequence ATGAAGGATGTAAGACTGCCAACACTATTCGAAATTATTATTGTACTAGGATCATTTTTAGCACTTGTCATGTCGTTTACAGTCTTTTTAGACTTGCCGATACAGCTCGCGCTCTTCATCTCCTGGTTTATTGCAATGATTCTCGGAATCAGACTCGGTTATTCTTATAAAGATATGCAAAATGCGATACTGCATGGAATATCAAACGGTCTTGAAGCTGTTCTGATTCTCGTTTCAGTCGGGGCGCTCATTGGAACATGGATCGCAGGAGGCGTTGTGCCGACACTGATTTATTACGGATTAGAATTTATTCACCCTAGTATCTTTTTACTGGCAACATTGATTATTTGTTCAATCATGTCTGTGGCAACAGGAACATCATGGGGAACAGTCGGAACTGCCGGCATCGCCATGATCGCAATTGGAGAAGGATTAGGGATTCCGCTTCCTCTTGTAGCGGGAGCTATCCTTTCAGGCGCATATTTCGGGGACAAGCTTTCTCCTCTGTCTGACAGTACAGTTTTGGCTTCCTCACTATCAAAAGTCGATGTATTGGATCACGTGAGAGCAATGCTTTATTTATCAATACCCGCATATGTGATTACGGCTATTTTATTTACTATTACCGGCTTTATGTACGGCGGGAAAAATATTGATCTTGATAAAGTTGAATTCTTGAAATCATCTTTACAAAATACGTTTGATATTCATATTTGGATGCTGATTCCGGCTGTTGTTGTCATTGTCTTATTAGCGATGAAAAAGCCGTCTATGCCGGTTATCGTGATCGGTGCTTTGCTTGGCGCAATCTGGGCTGCTGTTTTTCAAGGCATGAATATTGCCGATGCGATTGCTACAGCGTACAACGGGTTTTCTATTAAAACAGATGTTGAATTTTTGAACGGCTTGTTAAACCGCGGCGGAATTGTCGGAATGCTCAGTTCCCTTGTCGTGATTATATTTGGTCTTGGTTTTGGCGGCCTGCTTGAGAAACTCGGCGTGCTGAAAGTCATCGTCTCTATGTTTGAAAAGAAATTAACATCTGCAGGCAATGTTACTTTATCGACGCTGATTGTAGCGTTTTTAGCGAACATCTTCGGCTGTGCGATGTATGTATCTCTTATTTTGACGCCGAAGATTATGGAAGACAGCTATGATCGTTTACATCTGGACAGAAGAGTGCTATCACGTAACTCAGAGGTCGGGGGAACATTAACCTCAGGTATGGTTCCTTGGTCTGATAACGGTATTTATATGGCGGGGATTCTAGGAGTTTCTACCTTCTCTTATCTGCCGTTTATGTGGCTCAGTTTTGTTGCGATAGGTCTTGCCATTATCTATGGTTATACAGGAAAATTTATATGGTACACGAAAAACAATATAGGTAAAGCCGAAAAACTAGGCTAA
- the aspA gene encoding aspartate ammonia-lyase produces MLNGQKEYRVEKDFLGEKQIEADVYYGIQTLRASENFPITGYKIHEEMINALAIVKKAAALANMDVKRLYEGIGQAIVQAADEILEGKWHDQFIVDPIQGGAGTSMNMNANEVIGNRALEIMGHKKGDYIHLSPNTHVNMSQSTNDVFPTAIHISTLNLLEKLLKTMEDMHSVFKQKAQEFDSVIKMGRTHLQDAVPIRLGQEFEAYSRVLERDIKRIKQSRQHLYEVNMGATAVGTGLNADPEYIKQVVKHLADISGLPLVGADHLVDATQNTDAYTEVSASLKVCMMNMSKIANDLRLMASGPRAGLAEISLPARQPGSSIMPGKVNPVMAELINQIAFQVIGNDNTICLASEAGQLELNVMEPVLVFNLLQSISIMNNGFRSFTDNCLKGIEANEKRMKQYVEKSAGVITAVNPHLGYEAAARIAREAIMTGQSVRDLCLQHDVLTEEELDIILNPYEMTKPGIAGKELLEK; encoded by the coding sequence ATGTTAAACGGCCAAAAAGAATACCGCGTGGAAAAAGACTTCCTTGGAGAAAAACAAATTGAAGCAGATGTTTATTACGGAATTCAGACGCTCCGTGCTTCTGAAAACTTCCCGATTACGGGCTACAAGATCCATGAAGAAATGATTAACGCGCTGGCGATTGTAAAAAAAGCTGCGGCTCTTGCCAACATGGACGTGAAACGGCTGTATGAAGGAATTGGCCAAGCTATCGTACAAGCCGCTGATGAGATTCTGGAAGGCAAATGGCACGATCAGTTTATCGTCGATCCGATTCAGGGCGGTGCCGGAACTTCTATGAACATGAATGCGAATGAGGTTATCGGTAACCGGGCGCTTGAAATCATGGGACATAAAAAGGGAGATTATATCCATTTAAGCCCAAACACACATGTGAATATGTCACAGTCGACAAACGATGTGTTCCCGACCGCGATTCATATTTCCACATTGAATCTCTTGGAAAAACTGCTGAAAACAATGGAAGACATGCATAGTGTGTTCAAACAAAAAGCGCAGGAATTTGATTCTGTTATAAAAATGGGACGGACACACCTTCAAGACGCTGTTCCGATTCGTCTTGGCCAGGAATTCGAAGCGTACAGCCGTGTTCTGGAGCGTGATATCAAACGGATCAAGCAATCACGCCAGCACCTGTATGAAGTCAACATGGGCGCAACTGCTGTCGGTACAGGCCTGAACGCAGATCCTGAATATATCAAACAGGTTGTGAAGCACCTTGCTGATATCAGCGGCCTTCCACTTGTCGGCGCTGACCATCTTGTCGATGCCACACAAAATACAGATGCCTATACAGAGGTATCAGCTTCATTAAAAGTCTGCATGATGAATATGTCGAAGATCGCCAACGACCTTCGCTTAATGGCATCAGGACCGCGCGCCGGACTTGCGGAAATTTCCCTGCCTGCGCGTCAGCCGGGATCATCTATTATGCCGGGGAAAGTCAATCCTGTTATGGCGGAGCTGATCAACCAAATTGCGTTCCAGGTTATCGGAAACGACAATACAATCTGTCTTGCTTCTGAAGCCGGCCAGCTTGAATTGAACGTCATGGAACCAGTGCTTGTCTTTAACTTGCTTCAATCCATCAGCATCATGAACAACGGCTTCCGTTCGTTCACTGACAACTGCTTAAAAGGCATTGAAGCCAACGAAAAGCGTATGAAGCAATACGTAGAAAAAAGCGCAGGCGTGATTACAGCGGTCAATCCGCATCTTGGATATGAAGCGGCTGCCCGAATCGCCCGGGAAGCGATTATGACAGGCCAATCAGTCCGTGATCTTTGCCTGCAGCATGATGTGCTGACAGAAGAAGAATTGGATATTATTTTAAATCCATATGAGATGACAAAACCAGGGATTGCAGGGAAAGAACTATTAGAAAAATAA
- the ansA gene encoding asparaginase, which produces MKKLLMLTTGGTIASVEGENGLAPGVKADELLSYVSKLDNDYTMETQSLMNIDSTNMQPEYWVEIAEAVKENYDAYDGFVITHGTDTMAYTSAALSYMLQHAKKPIVITGSQIPITFQKTDAKKNITDAIRFACEGVGGVYVVFDGRVIQGTRAIKLRTKSYDAFESINYPYIAFINEDGIEYNKQVTEPENDTFTVDTSLCTDVCLLKLHPGLKPEMLDALKSMYKGVVIESYGSGGVPFEGRDILSKVNELIESGIVVVITTQCLEEGEDMSIYEVGRRVNQDLIIRSRNMNTEAIVPKLMWALGQSSDLPVVKRIMETPIADDVVL; this is translated from the coding sequence ATGAAAAAATTATTGATGTTGACAACTGGAGGAACGATCGCTTCAGTTGAAGGGGAAAATGGGCTGGCTCCCGGGGTTAAGGCTGATGAATTATTAAGTTACGTATCAAAACTTGATAACGATTACACGATGGAAACTCAGTCGCTTATGAATATAGACAGCACCAATATGCAGCCTGAATACTGGGTGGAAATAGCGGAAGCCGTTAAGGAAAATTATGATGCCTATGACGGATTTGTTATTACACACGGTACGGATACAATGGCCTATACATCTGCCGCACTATCGTATATGCTGCAGCATGCCAAAAAGCCGATTGTCATCACCGGCTCGCAGATCCCGATCACGTTCCAAAAAACCGATGCCAAAAAAAATATCACAGACGCCATTCGCTTTGCTTGTGAAGGTGTGGGCGGCGTTTATGTAGTGTTTGACGGCAGAGTTATTCAAGGAACGCGTGCGATCAAATTAAGAACGAAAAGCTACGACGCATTTGAAAGCATCAATTACCCATATATCGCTTTTATCAACGAAGACGGGATCGAATACAACAAACAAGTAACGGAACCTGAGAACGACACTTTCACAGTCGACACTTCACTATGCACAGATGTATGTCTGCTGAAGCTGCATCCGGGTTTAAAGCCTGAAATGCTTGATGCCCTCAAAAGCATGTACAAAGGAGTTGTCATTGAGAGTTATGGCAGCGGAGGCGTGCCATTTGAAGGCAGAGACATTTTGTCAAAAGTGAATGAGCTGATCGAAAGCGGCATTGTTGTCGTGATCACAACTCAATGTCTGGAAGAAGGCGAAGACATGAGCATTTACGAGGTCGGCCGCAGAGTCAACCAAGACTTAATTATCCGATCCAGAAATATGAACACAGAAGCAATCGTGCCAAAATTGATGTGGGCACTCGGCCAGTCTTCGGATCTTCCTGTCGTCAAGAGAATTATGGAAACGCCGATTGCTGATGACGTTGTTCTGTAA
- the ansR gene encoding HTH-type transcriptional regulator AnsR, whose protein sequence is MNLDRLTELRKKKNWSLQYTADLLGIAKSTYAGYESGYRRPSLEALAMLADLFDTTCDELLGREKQKQTAPQTIELATWSSLDFHISVDGKPLSEDEIIQLITFIRTKRKVQEELS, encoded by the coding sequence ATGAATCTAGATCGTTTAACTGAATTGAGAAAAAAGAAAAATTGGTCGCTTCAATATACAGCAGACCTTCTGGGTATCGCAAAAAGCACATATGCCGGCTACGAGTCTGGCTACCGCCGGCCTTCACTTGAGGCGCTTGCCATGCTGGCTGACCTCTTTGACACAACCTGCGATGAACTTTTGGGCCGCGAGAAACAAAAGCAGACTGCCCCTCAGACCATTGAATTGGCCACGTGGAGCAGCCTTGACTTCCACATTTCTGTTGATGGCAAGCCGCTGAGTGAAGATGAAATCATCCAGCTGATCACCTTTATCCGGACAAAAAGAAAAGTACAGGAGGAATTGAGTTAA